Proteins encoded together in one Quercus lobata isolate SW786 chromosome 3, ValleyOak3.0 Primary Assembly, whole genome shotgun sequence window:
- the LOC115982961 gene encoding glutathione S-transferase U17-like yields the protein MAKNDVKLLGVWASPFVMRVQISLNIKSVNYEFLEETIGTKSELLLQSNPVHKKFPVLIHGDKPICESLVIVQYIDEAWTSGPSILPSDPYNRAIQRFWAAYLDDKWYPAMRRFRGAHGEKRQELLDQMVEVLALLEEAFGKYCKGKAFFGGDRIEFLDIAFGSFLGWLRVIEKVGGVKLLDEAKTPGLVKWAERFCADVAVKSVMPETEKLIEFSKVLMAKMKRAPPPPKN from the exons ATGGCAAAGAATGATGTCAAGCTTTTGGGTGTATGGGCTAGCCCATTTGTGATGAGGGTTCAGATTTCCCTAAACATCAAATCTGTGAACTATGAGTTTCTTGAAGAGACAATTGGGACGAAGAGTGAGCTACTCCTCCAATCCAATCCAGTTCATAAGAAATTCCCAGTTCTGATTCATGGTGACAAGCCCATTTGTGAGTCCCTAGTCATTGTTCAATACATTGATGAGGCTTGGACCTCTGGTCCCTCCATTCTCCCTTCTGATCCTTATAATCGTGCTATTCAACGATTTTGGGCTGCCTATCTTGATGATAAG TGGTACCCTGCCATGAGACGTTTTAGGGGTGCCCATGGAGAGAAGAGGCAGGAGTTGCTGGATCAAATGGTTGAGGTGCTTGCACTGTTGGAGGAAGCATTTGGGAAATATTGCAAAGGGAAGGCTTTCTTTGGTGGAGATCGAATTGAGTTCCTTGATATTGCTTTTGGGTCCTTCTTGGGCTGGCTGAGGGTGATAGAGAAGGTGGGTGGGGTGAAGCTGCTTGATGAAGCAAAGACTCCTGGGCTAGTCAAGTGGGCCGAGAGGTTTTGTGCTGATGTTGCTGTTAAGAGTGTTATGCCTGAGACAGAGAAGCTAATTGAGTTCTCTAAGGTTCTTATGGCCAAAATGAAACgggctcctcctcctcctaaGAATTAA
- the LOC115982962 gene encoding glutathione S-transferase U17-like produces MAKNDVKLLGIWASPFVMRARISLNIKSVNYEFLEETVGSKSELLLQSNPVHKKVPVLIHGDKPICESLVIVQYIDEVWTSGPSILSADHYDRAIQRFWAAYLDDKWFPAMRRIRGAQGEERQELVDQVVEGLALLEEAFGKYSKGKAFFGGDQIGFIDIAFGSLLGWLRVTEKVGEVKLLDEAKTPGLVKWADCFCADAAVKSVMPETEKLIEFSKFLMAKMKGAPSPKN; encoded by the exons ATGGCAAAGAATGATGTCAAGCTTTTGGGTATATGGGCTAGCCCATTTGTGATGAGGGCTCGGATTTCCCTAAACATCAAATCTGTAAACTATGAGTTTCTTGAAGAGACAGTTGGGTCAAAGAGTGAGCTACTTCTCCAATCCAACCCAGTTCATAAGAAAGTCCCAGTTCTGATTCATGGTGACAAGCCCATATGTGAGTCCCTAGTCATTGTTCAATACATTGACGAGGTTTGGACCTCTGGTCCCTCTATCCTCTCTGCTGATCATTATGATCGTGCTATTCAACGATTTTGGGCTGCCTATCTTGATGATAAG TGGTTCCCTGCCATGAGACGCATTAGGGGTGCCCAAGGAGAGGAGAGGCAGGAGTTGGTGGATCAAGTGGTTGAAGGGCTTGCTCTGTTAGAGGAAGCATTTGGGAAATATAGCAAAGGGAAGGCTTTCTTTGGTGGAGATCAAATTGGGTTCATTGATATTGCTTTTGGGTCCTTATTGGGCTGGCTGAGGGTGACAGAGAAGGTGGGTGAGGTGAAGTTGCTTGATGAAGCAAAGACTCCTGGGCTAGTCAAGTGGGCCGACTGTTTTTGTGCTGATGCTGCTGTTAAGAGTGTTATGCCTGAGACAGAGAAGCTTATTGAGTTTTCTAAGTTTCTTATGGCCAAAATGAAAGGGGCTCCTTCTCCTAAGAATTAA